Within the Candidatus Izemoplasma sp. genome, the region TCTCAGCTAATTTACCACTTGGATTTGTATAGCCAAAAATTATATTCAGTACCGCCTTTGCTGAACCTTGCCCACCTAAATAAGCATGGATTAATCCTTTTGTATATTTTTCTAACTCAAGGTCCACAACACTACCGCTTGATAAGATAACGATAATATTAGGATTCACTTCAGATAACTCTTTAAGTAATTCAATTTGGTTCTTTCGGATAAGTATATTTGAACGATCAATACCCTCAGTTTCTTTACTCTCATCCAGTCCCATATAATATAAAACAACATCAGCATTTTTTGCGCGTGTCTTTGCCTTTTTAATTAATCTTCGTGAACTTTTATCACTGAATCGTTTAAATCCTTTTTCAAACCCAATGAAATGGCAGGGATAGTGTGAGATATTATCCAAAGTATGTTCAACTTTATAAGGGTTTACTTTTGATGATCCAGCTCCTTGAATGCGTGGGCTTTCTGCGAAATCACCTATAATTGTAACTCTTTTGCCCTCTTTTAAAGGTAAAATGTTATCTTCATTTTTTAACAACACAATTGATGCTTCAGCAGCTTTAATTGCGAGTTCATGGTGATCATCATAATTAGTGTTGACACTATTGTTTATGAGTGTATCATTTGTTTCTTTGCTTAGCCTTAATAATCTTTCTATAGATTGATCTAACAATTCTTCATCAATAAGTTGTGTGTTAACTGCCTCAACCAATTCACGGTTTGTTTCAAAATGTGTTGATGGCATTTCCAAATCATTACCATTTTTCAGTCCTTCAATCCGACTATTTGAACCCCCCCAATCTGATACTATGACACCATCAAATTTCCATTTTGTTCTTAAAATATCTTTAAGTAAGTAAGGGGATTCATTAACATAATGATTATTCACTTTATTATATGCAGACATTAACGTTTTTGTATGGCCTTCCTTAACGGCCATTTCAAATGCAGGTAAATAAATTTCATTTAACGTTCGTTCATCAATTAATGCATCTATAACCATACGTCTGTATTCTTGATTGTTTGCAGCATAATGTTTTATACATGCTGATATCCCTTGAGATTGTATCCCTTGAATCATTGAACTAGTCAACTTACCGGAAAGGTAAGGATCTTCACTAAAATATTCAAAATTACGTCCACATTTAGGGTTACGCTTGATATTTGTGCCTGGACCTAATAGAATATTCACTCTTTGATCAATTGCTTCTTTGCCTAAGGCTTCACCGATTTGTTTCAATAACCTAGTATCAAAACTATTTGCCAAAGTTGCCGCTGTTGGAAAACAAGTAGCTTTTTGACTTGGATTTAATCCTAAGTGGTCCGCCGATGCAACTTGTTTCCTTATACCATGTGGTCCATCCGCCAAAAACATACTTTTAATATTATATTTTTCTATGTCTCTAGACTCCCAAAAATTCTTACCAGAAAGCATTGATGCTTTTTCCTCTAAAGACATTTCCTTTATGATCTCGTTATTTTTTTTCATTTACTACACTCCAAAAATGTAAACGTTTTTTAATGCAAATGTATTATAGCACACAAAAAAAATTGTGCATGATTTCTGCACAATTTGTCATTTTTCTTTGATAATTTGTTGATTTACGGGGAACATGATGACTAATTTAAACCAATTATTCGTTGTATCAATGGATAACTCTCCACTGTGTTTTTCAACCAAAGCCTTAATGCTTTTCAAACCATATCCATGACGTTTCTTGTCTTTCTTAGTTGTAAGAAAAGCGTTATTTCCCTTTATGATTGGCGTTTCATAATAATTCTCTAGTTTTGTTATAACAAACTGGTTTTTAGTAATAATTGTTAGTTTAATAACACGTTTTTCTTCTTCACTAATTTGTGCAACACTTTCAATAGCGTTATCTAATGCGTTACCGAATAACGATACTAGATCCATTACCGGAAGAAAACTCAGAGATTCTCCTTCTGCGACACAGGTGAAATTGATCTTGTTTTTCAATATTACTTGTGACTTAGAAGCAAGAACAGTGTCTAACACATCATTTCCTGTATTAAACTGTAGCTCATATCCTTTTATATCATTTTCTAATGAGTTTAGATATTCATTCTTTTTATCTTCGTCATGCTCATTTCTAATAAGATTAATCTGATGTTTGAAATCATGATATCGTCGATTAATCATTTCATTGAGTTCTTGGTTAATCTTATACTGCTCATATTGCTTCTCTAAAACAGATTCTACTGCTGCTAGTTCTAAACGTGAATGTGTAGCAAGCCGATGTTCTCTTTGTGTATATAGCATTATGACACCAGAGAATAATACAAGCGATCTAATGTAAAATACTTCTAATGGAAACCTACCAGTAAATGGCGTATTAACATCAATAAA harbors:
- a CDS encoding glycoside hydrolase family 3 C-terminal domain-containing protein, whose protein sequence is MKKNNEIIKEMSLEEKASMLSGKNFWESRDIEKYNIKSMFLADGPHGIRKQVASADHLGLNPSQKATCFPTAATLANSFDTRLLKQIGEALGKEAIDQRVNILLGPGTNIKRNPKCGRNFEYFSEDPYLSGKLTSSMIQGIQSQGISACIKHYAANNQEYRRMVIDALIDERTLNEIYLPAFEMAVKEGHTKTLMSAYNKVNNHYVNESPYLLKDILRTKWKFDGVIVSDWGGSNSRIEGLKNGNDLEMPSTHFETNRELVEAVNTQLIDEELLDQSIERLLRLSKETNDTLINNSVNTNYDDHHELAIKAAEASIVLLKNEDNILPLKEGKRVTIIGDFAESPRIQGAGSSKVNPYKVEHTLDNISHYPCHFIGFEKGFKRFSDKSSRRLIKKAKTRAKNADVVLYYMGLDESKETEGIDRSNILIRKNQIELLKELSEVNPNIIVILSSGSVVDLELEKYTKGLIHAYLGGQGSAKAVLNIIFGYTNPSGKLAETYPINLEELEKVQDFGNQDTYVCYKDNIYVGYRFYDQIGLQVRYPFGYGLSYTTFKYSNINISEKKVSFTITNTGNYDGAEVSQLYISKEDSALHREKQSLKGFKKTFIKKGENKRITIPFDDYTFRVYDQNNHQFVIENGEYRIVIKSSSRDTRLSGKITLEGTQLESYNNSLTNLYKEGKIHKISNHKYLEIYNLQSPEEHSLTPLIVNELTTVSKLKHAKGFSGKIFYFSITFMIWFLRRIHKAEKANTLVMGIYHQPLKSLSRMSGGIISWSQLSGLIKMFNGSFIKGLVHYIKAGKEKRYQTKREIKRIQETKK
- a CDS encoding GHKL domain-containing protein; protein product: MDDIFINIPRTYTAFAEWLFCILFILHTQKNYKGTLLYTLLVFFLGIFIGYQLLAGELPIILWIPGMVGAVILMFTFIYSVTKTTVKTAIYFTVFAFILAEFTASLEWQIYYFFLVNYDLISVFFEYIVLIIVYGIVFSVMYLLEKRYKMKSSIYDLRNNELITIIIIGTLAFAIGNLNFIDVNTPFTGRFPLEVFYIRSLVLFSGVIMLYTQREHRLATHSRLELAAVESVLEKQYEQYKINQELNEMINRRYHDFKHQINLIRNEHDEDKKNEYLNSLENDIKGYELQFNTGNDVLDTVLASKSQVILKNKINFTCVAEGESLSFLPVMDLVSLFGNALDNAIESVAQISEEEKRVIKLTIITKNQFVITKLENYYETPIIKGNNAFLTTKKDKKRHGYGLKSIKALVEKHSGELSIDTTNNWFKLVIMFPVNQQIIKEK